A region of the Oceanococcus sp. HetDA_MAG_MS8 genome:
TGCTGGCGGAAAACAAATCTTGCCGGTATGGGTCGTAGATGACTCCGTGAACCAGTTTGCCGTTCTCGCGCACGCCGATGCTGACTGCGAAATGCGGCAGGCCATGCAGGTAGTTGTTCGTACCATCCAGTGGATCAATAATCCACTCAACGGGGTTTTCACCTAGCGCCCCGCCTTCTTCGCCCAAAATGGAGTGGTCTGGATAGGCTTTGTGGATGATGCGTATGATTTCGGCCTCGGCGGCGCGGTCTACATCGGATACAAAGTCGCGCGGACCCTTGCGCTCTACGCGCAATTGATCCAGTTTTTCCATGGACTGCAGGATGATATTTCCTGCGCTACGGGCCGCTGAGACCCCAATATTGACCAAAGGATGCATACAGTGCCGGACCCGGCTGTAACGAAAACGCACAATGATAAAGCAGCGGCGCTGCGAATCGTGATGAGTCACCCCACGCACCCCGGAAATATTGGGGCAACGGCGCGTGCCATGAAGGTCATGGGCCTTGCGGATTTGGTGTTAGTGAACCCCAAACCCGGCATCTTTCCCAGTGAAGAGGCGACCGCGCGGGCGGTGTCTGCGGACGATATTTTGGCCCAGGCTCATGTAGTGTCTAGCGTGGAAGAGGCGCTTGCCGACTGCAACTGGGTGGTGGGTACCACGGCGCGTCTGCGCCATATTGGTCCGCCGGTGATCAGTCCTCGAGAATGGGCCGAAGATGGGGCCAAGCGTCGGGAGCATTTGCGGCCAGCCATTCTTTTTGGCACCGAGCGCGTGGGCTTGAGCAACGAGGAAATATCCTTATGCCAAGCACTGGTCCGCATTCCGACCAACGAGGGTTTCTCCTCACTCAATGTCGCCATGGCCGTGCAGTTGTTTTGCTACGAGTGGTTTGTGGCCCACAACGGCACTGCTGCAGAGGCTCCACCGTTGGAGGCGCCGTTAGCCACCCATGCGGAGCTGGAGGGGTTTCTGGGTCATCTGCGCGGCTTATCTGATGATGTGGAGTTCTTCGCGCGCAAAAACCCCGACGCCGTTCATCGTCGACTTAAGGCCTTGTTTGCCCGCGCCCAAATGGATCGTAACGAGATCAATATTTTGCGCGGCCTATTGCGGGATATTCAAAAAGCACTAGCAGGGCGTACGTCGGTTGGGTCGCGGCCTTTAGAATAGGGGGCCCGCCCCAACAAAGCCGGTATGTTTAGCCAGCTCCGCGACGATCTTCGCAGCGTTTTTG
Encoded here:
- a CDS encoding RNA methyltransferase — protein: MSHPTHPGNIGATARAMKVMGLADLVLVNPKPGIFPSEEATARAVSADDILAQAHVVSSVEEALADCNWVVGTTARLRHIGPPVISPREWAEDGAKRREHLRPAILFGTERVGLSNEEISLCQALVRIPTNEGFSSLNVAMAVQLFCYEWFVAHNGTAAEAPPLEAPLATHAELEGFLGHLRGLSDDVEFFARKNPDAVHRRLKALFARAQMDRNEINILRGLLRDIQKALAGRTSVGSRPLE